The Edaphobacter sp. 12200R-103 genome contains a region encoding:
- a CDS encoding nucleotidyltransferase family protein: MQDKVDILKRPVIPSEAVALYAALHRKHPVENMMALSDQQWENLLHFSDLAHLTLPLAKKRSLKLPEWVRSRLDSNLKDNQERFCRVKDTYLEADACLAKAGIEYVVIKGFTLAPEFVESPWLRQQSDIDMYCGPEAIAVAQAALVSAGYQPNTTVDFRRADHSPTLYRLGQWTWRGNAFDPEMPLSIELHHSLWNEKVTLLQHEDEIRGFFKRRVTRCIEGMKVPVLQDIDLLGHQSMHILRNLLVYDTVIHHVYEMAEFLDRKMHDEAFWSRWQSQHSEDLRAKEVIAFKLAARCFGCDMPDVAREVLDGLPRAQRSWLENFGHVPMELPFRENKDAVWLHWSLLSQSHRHLRKTIIRRTFFPHRLPDPDLEFVVLNDRKIRQTRGKSILRLLAYCCRRSIAYSRLHCRTIFHGMMWRLRGSGFTHAVVE, from the coding sequence GTGCAGGATAAGGTAGATATTTTAAAACGGCCGGTGATTCCCTCTGAAGCAGTCGCTCTATACGCGGCACTTCATCGTAAGCATCCAGTGGAAAATATGATGGCCCTTAGTGATCAGCAATGGGAGAATTTGCTGCATTTTAGCGATCTGGCGCACCTGACGCTGCCACTCGCAAAGAAGAGATCGCTGAAATTGCCCGAATGGGTTAGAAGCAGGCTTGATAGCAACCTGAAAGATAACCAGGAACGTTTTTGTCGCGTAAAGGACACCTATCTGGAGGCAGACGCCTGTCTGGCAAAGGCGGGAATCGAGTACGTGGTGATCAAGGGATTTACACTTGCGCCGGAGTTCGTGGAGTCTCCGTGGCTGCGGCAACAGTCAGACATCGATATGTACTGCGGCCCTGAAGCTATTGCCGTTGCACAAGCGGCGCTTGTGTCGGCCGGATATCAGCCGAATACAACAGTGGATTTTCGCAGAGCGGACCATAGTCCTACCCTGTACCGGCTGGGCCAATGGACCTGGCGCGGTAATGCATTCGATCCTGAGATGCCGCTCTCCATTGAACTGCACCATAGTCTTTGGAATGAAAAAGTTACGTTACTACAGCATGAAGATGAGATTCGAGGTTTCTTCAAGCGCAGAGTCACGCGTTGTATTGAAGGCATGAAGGTTCCTGTACTGCAGGATATTGATCTTCTGGGCCACCAGTCGATGCATATCCTGAGGAACCTTCTGGTTTATGACACGGTAATTCATCATGTTTATGAGATGGCGGAGTTTCTCGACAGGAAGATGCATGATGAAGCGTTCTGGAGCAGGTGGCAGTCGCAGCATAGCGAAGATCTGCGTGCGAAAGAAGTGATTGCATTCAAGTTGGCAGCGCGATGCTTTGGATGCGATATGCCGGACGTTGCCCGCGAGGTGCTTGACGGGTTGCCGAGAGCACAGAGGTCATGGCTTGAAAACTTCGGACATGTGCCCATGGAGCTGCCGTTTCGTGAGAATAAAGATGCCGTATGGCTACACTGGAGCCTGTTGAGCCAGAGCCATCGCCATCTCAGGAAGACAATTATTCGCAGGACATTTTTCCCCCACCGCCTGCCCGATCCCGATCTTGAATTTGTTGTGCTTAATGATCGGAAGATCCGCCAGACGAGAGGGAAAAGTATTCTTCGCTTGCTGGCCTATTGCTGCAGAAGATCCATCGCCTATTCGCGATTGCATTGTCGGACGATATTCCACGGAATGATGTGGCGCCTGCGTGGTTCAGGTTTCACGCACGCGGTAGTTGAGTGA
- a CDS encoding HPr kinase/phosphorylase has product MSSSEPLVIELKFGEGELKSLIKAPSVQIDGELLTVAFDEKSVVVADLGQGVARGMLAEMFLKMELHLRYYVLEAIALSMISTLRAVALHGASIAWNGTGVLLCGESGAGKTTLAYACARSGWSYVSDDASYLLLEGEHARVVGNCHQIRFRDASAGLFTELSGRENTPRVAGKPSIEVGTNELPGIRQADFTDIRFILFLNRSGELAPGLHAIARDQVKNYFKKFLLVPAPHGSPTDEALERLLGAQMFEMRYTDLDSAVQLLSETIEGSKCRIR; this is encoded by the coding sequence ATGAGTTCCAGTGAGCCACTTGTCATCGAGCTTAAGTTTGGTGAGGGAGAGTTGAAGAGCTTGATAAAAGCACCCTCAGTGCAAATAGATGGTGAACTGCTGACAGTCGCGTTCGATGAAAAGAGCGTTGTTGTGGCTGATCTCGGACAGGGGGTTGCACGCGGGATGCTGGCCGAGATGTTCCTGAAGATGGAGCTTCACCTTCGCTATTACGTGCTGGAGGCAATTGCCTTATCGATGATATCGACCCTGCGCGCGGTTGCTCTGCATGGAGCGTCTATTGCGTGGAACGGAACAGGTGTGTTGCTGTGTGGTGAGTCCGGTGCTGGCAAGACGACACTGGCTTATGCCTGTGCGCGGTCAGGTTGGAGCTATGTTTCGGACGACGCCAGTTATCTGCTACTGGAAGGAGAACACGCCAGGGTCGTAGGGAACTGCCACCAGATAAGGTTTCGAGATGCCTCTGCGGGGCTTTTTACGGAGTTGAGCGGAAGAGAGAATACGCCACGCGTTGCGGGGAAACCTTCGATCGAGGTGGGCACGAACGAACTGCCAGGCATTAGACAGGCAGATTTCACAGACATCCGGTTTATCTTGTTTTTGAATCGCAGTGGAGAACTGGCCCCCGGGCTCCACGCAATCGCGAGAGACCAAGTCAAAAATTACTTTAAAAAGTTTCTTCTGGTGCCTGCCCCCCATGGATCGCCGACAGATGAAGCGTTGGAACGGCTGCTCGGTGCTCAGATGTTCGAGATGAGATATACAGACCTTGATTCGGCTGTTCAACTTCTGTCGGAAACAATAGAGGGGAGCAAGTGCAGGATAAGGTAG
- a CDS encoding radical SAM protein has protein sequence MSTEIIAIKSPITANDIPGEIRSLPILILNVHENCNCRCIMCDIWKRPAGKELELDQVRKYQKDLQKLGVQQVVFTGGEPLLHSHFEDLCTFFRGCSTRITLLSTGLLLKKRAQIIADHVDEVIVSLDGPEETHNRIRNIPHAFQLIHEGIAAIRRLRPNISIHARSTVQCRNFAQLRQTVAAAKSLECTSISFLAVDTSSQAFNRELIWPQETQQQIGLTSAQISTLEEEIELLILHNAVDLQNGYIVEGPEKLRRIARYFRSRLGELPSIAPPCNAPWVSAVLEVDGSLRPCFFHRIVAETREQSLIEALNSSAAIQFRRTLNIAEDRTCQNCVCSLNYRVRET, from the coding sequence ATGTCCACTGAGATTATCGCGATCAAGTCCCCGATAACCGCGAACGATATCCCCGGCGAAATCCGATCTCTGCCGATCCTCATCCTTAACGTGCATGAGAATTGCAATTGCCGATGCATAATGTGCGATATCTGGAAACGCCCTGCCGGAAAAGAACTCGAGCTTGACCAGGTTCGCAAATATCAGAAGGATCTACAGAAACTTGGCGTGCAACAGGTCGTATTCACGGGTGGCGAGCCATTGCTTCATTCACACTTTGAAGATCTTTGTACGTTCTTCCGCGGATGCTCTACACGGATAACTCTCCTCAGCACGGGACTCTTGCTTAAGAAGCGCGCCCAGATTATTGCCGACCATGTCGATGAGGTCATCGTCTCGCTCGATGGTCCTGAAGAAACACACAACCGAATCCGGAACATCCCTCACGCCTTCCAACTCATACATGAAGGCATCGCGGCTATTAGGCGTCTACGGCCCAATATATCCATTCATGCACGGAGCACCGTGCAGTGCCGTAACTTCGCTCAGCTGCGACAAACTGTTGCGGCCGCAAAATCTCTCGAATGCACCTCTATATCGTTTTTGGCAGTCGATACTTCGTCACAAGCATTCAACCGCGAGTTGATCTGGCCCCAAGAGACTCAACAACAGATCGGCCTCACGTCCGCTCAGATCTCGACCCTCGAAGAAGAGATCGAGCTCCTTATCCTGCATAATGCCGTCGATCTTCAGAATGGATACATCGTTGAAGGCCCTGAAAAGCTACGCCGCATCGCGCGTTACTTTCGCAGTCGTCTGGGTGAACTTCCCTCTATCGCGCCGCCCTGTAACGCTCCCTGGGTCTCTGCCGTTCTCGAGGTGGATGGCTCTCTTCGGCCCTGCTTCTTTCATCGTATCGTCGCAGAGACACGGGAACAGTCGCTCATAGAAGCACTCAACTCTAGCGCAGCTATTCAATTTCGCCGGACACTCAATATCGCCGAAGATCGCACCTGTCAAAATTGCGTTTGCTCACTCAACTACCGCGTGCGTGAAACCTGA
- a CDS encoding response regulator transcription factor, which translates to MHKILVIEDDPRIQKALQRQFMLEGFDVIITGNGNEGVAAVQAARPDAIILDLMLPGMSGRDVCRTIRQSMPDIPILILSAVSEVADKVLLLELGADDYVTKPFSPRELLARVQVALRRRRRDEPAETARFGNITADFARMEVRKDGALIAMTAQELKLLRYFIEHAEHVITREKLLIDVWGYNSYPTTRTVDNQVLKLRQKLEPDPANPQYFRTLHGIGYKFVGNISN; encoded by the coding sequence ATGCATAAGATTCTCGTCATAGAAGACGACCCGCGCATACAGAAGGCACTTCAGCGACAGTTTATGCTTGAAGGGTTTGACGTCATCATCACAGGGAACGGCAACGAAGGCGTTGCCGCGGTTCAGGCCGCACGCCCCGATGCCATTATCCTTGATCTTATGCTGCCTGGGATGTCCGGACGCGATGTATGCCGAACCATTCGGCAGTCAATGCCCGACATACCGATCCTTATATTAAGCGCCGTCTCCGAAGTCGCGGACAAAGTGCTTCTCCTGGAACTCGGCGCCGACGATTACGTCACCAAGCCCTTCAGTCCGCGCGAGCTTCTCGCCCGTGTGCAGGTCGCGCTCCGACGTCGCCGCCGGGATGAGCCTGCCGAGACTGCACGCTTTGGGAATATTACCGCTGATTTTGCGCGCATGGAGGTACGCAAGGATGGTGCGCTCATCGCCATGACAGCACAAGAGCTCAAGCTTCTCCGCTACTTCATCGAGCACGCCGAGCACGTTATTACCCGAGAGAAGCTGCTGATTGACGTCTGGGGTTACAACTCCTATCCCACCACACGCACCGTCGACAATCAGGTGCTGAAGCTAAGGCAAAAGCTGGAGCCTGATCCCGCAAATCCGCAATATTTCCGCACATTGCACGGCATCGGCTACAAATTCGTCGGTAATATCTCAAACTAA
- a CDS encoding HAMP domain-containing sensor histidine kinase, with amino-acid sequence MRTTLLVPLLIVFLGWTLLSILILRIIVEQQTRNELASDLSHSISTYQNLQRQHHGLMLRQAALIADLPTIKALMTSNDRHTIQDGSAGFWHTSDSDLFALFDANLNLSAAYRRGGALPDATLEQALSDHLKSGEDHFYVVLGGILYEIAVQPIIFGDHTSGTLLGYLLVGYALDSQVARQVSEAAAAEVLFSNGNTYLAGTLSPALHDQLIADLPHIQSTGNAQTIRLDGQRYLATALPLEPGAPGVPAPHLVVLKSFQQGQALIRRVNRWVATLSILVVCAGMIILLSVSRSITRPINSLMHGVRAMTGGDYTYSLEVKGGAEEIRELSRSFDRMRAQLDQSRKELVQSERLATIGRMASSISHDLRHHLSAMYANAEFMCNPALPQTEREELLTEVRTAVHDMTDLLESLLLFSQTGKALQCVTETMSTVLKRSINTIRSHPAAHNVSLSLDAPSNIQGYVDTRKLGRAIYNLLLNACEAAQRSPSPAVHVQLTQDENMIYIRIIDNGPGVSESVRKTMFLPFVSEGKQSGTGLGLTLAEHIASEHGGAIAFERTDDHLTIFSLVLPRNTWPDPPGSQEGSNEDISKVTQ; translated from the coding sequence ATGCGCACCACGCTCCTGGTACCGTTGCTGATCGTCTTTCTCGGATGGACCCTGCTGAGCATTCTCATTCTTCGCATTATCGTCGAACAGCAGACACGGAATGAACTCGCCTCCGATCTCAGTCACTCCATATCTACGTATCAGAATCTGCAGCGCCAGCATCACGGCCTGATGCTGCGCCAGGCAGCTCTTATCGCCGACCTCCCGACTATTAAGGCGCTCATGACCTCAAATGATCGCCACACGATTCAGGATGGCAGCGCAGGATTCTGGCACACCAGTGACAGCGATCTCTTTGCCCTCTTCGATGCAAATCTCAATCTCTCCGCGGCCTATCGCCGGGGCGGAGCGCTTCCAGACGCCACGCTCGAGCAGGCTCTCTCCGACCATCTCAAGAGTGGCGAGGATCACTTTTATGTGGTTCTCGGTGGCATTCTCTATGAGATCGCGGTGCAGCCGATCATCTTTGGCGACCACACCAGCGGCACACTGCTGGGCTATCTTCTCGTCGGGTATGCATTGGACTCTCAGGTGGCTCGTCAGGTCAGCGAGGCGGCTGCGGCTGAAGTTCTCTTTTCCAACGGAAATACCTATCTCGCTGGCACACTCAGCCCCGCGCTGCATGATCAGCTCATCGCTGACCTGCCTCACATCCAATCCACCGGAAACGCCCAGACAATTCGTCTCGATGGCCAGCGTTATCTTGCCACGGCATTGCCACTAGAACCTGGCGCGCCGGGCGTGCCGGCTCCTCATCTGGTGGTGCTCAAATCTTTCCAGCAGGGACAGGCCCTTATTCGTCGTGTCAATCGCTGGGTTGCCACTCTCAGCATCCTTGTCGTATGCGCTGGAATGATCATCCTCCTCTCGGTCTCTCGCTCCATTACTCGGCCGATCAACTCGCTGATGCATGGCGTACGTGCAATGACTGGCGGAGACTATACATATTCGCTTGAAGTGAAAGGTGGCGCTGAAGAGATACGCGAGCTGAGTCGCTCTTTCGACCGCATGCGAGCCCAGTTGGATCAATCGCGAAAGGAGCTCGTCCAATCGGAGCGCCTCGCCACCATCGGCCGCATGGCAAGCTCAATCTCACACGATCTTCGTCACCACCTCTCGGCCATGTATGCAAATGCGGAGTTCATGTGTAATCCGGCACTTCCCCAGACAGAGCGCGAAGAGCTGCTGACCGAGGTCCGAACCGCCGTCCATGATATGACGGATCTTCTCGAATCGCTTCTGCTCTTCAGTCAGACCGGTAAGGCTCTCCAATGTGTGACCGAAACCATGTCCACGGTGCTGAAGCGCTCAATCAACACCATCCGCTCTCATCCGGCGGCTCATAATGTCTCCCTCTCTCTCGATGCACCGTCCAACATTCAGGGATATGTAGATACGCGCAAACTGGGCCGTGCAATCTATAACCTTCTGCTCAACGCTTGCGAAGCCGCTCAGCGATCACCCTCTCCAGCTGTCCATGTCCAGCTCACGCAGGATGAAAATATGATCTACATCAGGATCATTGACAATGGTCCCGGCGTGTCAGAGTCCGTCCGCAAAACCATGTTTCTTCCCTTTGTCAGCGAAGGAAAACAAAGCGGCACCGGACTCGGCCTTACACTCGCCGAACACATCGCATCCGAGCATGGCGGCGCAATTGCCTTTGAACGCACGGACGATCATCTCACCATTTTTTCTCTCGTTCTCCCCCGAAACACATGGCCCGATCCCCCAGGATCGCAAGAAGGCTCCAATGAAGATATCTCGAAGGTGACACAGTGA
- a CDS encoding B12-binding domain-containing radical SAM protein — MIILFHPRATKPRNCRMPLAILALAAVLEGRETYAIVDGNLDNTPLDSILDLIDHHQVELLGVSVMPGPQMVAGMEVSREIRRLRPNIPIVWGGYFPSIYPDAALNAKYVDYVVRGQGEETLLELIESLRGKRNLSTIRGLSYKDAFGLHRNNPERTMKGPDSFPWVPYHRIPVKQYLRPSFFGKRTAVHHASVGCPFNCSFCGVHAAYGRDEKMESPERTFEILKHLVSLYGADSVQFYDMNFFLREDHARKLCDLIAPLQLRWWCEARVDIMSRYSDETMASIARAGCAMIFFGAESGADWVLKDMQKGITTAQTLTMARRTRQFGIIPEFSFVIGNPKDPETDTRETLAFIRKIKRINPDSEIIIQHYTPTPQPGQMYGEVDDKITFPSTPAEWASKRWLDFTLRIDTGAPWLRSRTKRLIDNFELVVASRWPTVQDIRAPRWSRFLLKALSAWRYKLHVYDHPVELQWAHNFINLRKPKRESL, encoded by the coding sequence ATGATCATTCTCTTCCATCCTCGTGCAACGAAGCCCCGCAACTGTCGTATGCCACTTGCCATACTCGCACTTGCAGCGGTTCTTGAGGGACGCGAGACCTATGCCATCGTTGATGGCAATCTGGACAATACACCACTTGACTCCATCCTCGACTTGATCGATCACCACCAGGTTGAACTACTAGGTGTCTCTGTCATGCCAGGTCCGCAGATGGTGGCCGGAATGGAGGTCTCGCGAGAGATCCGCCGTCTACGCCCTAATATTCCTATTGTATGGGGCGGCTATTTTCCCTCCATCTATCCCGATGCCGCCCTCAACGCAAAATACGTGGATTATGTGGTTCGCGGACAAGGGGAAGAGACACTACTGGAGTTGATCGAATCCCTGCGAGGGAAACGCAATCTCTCCACCATCCGTGGCCTCTCTTACAAGGATGCATTTGGTCTTCATCGCAACAATCCGGAACGCACAATGAAGGGACCGGATAGCTTTCCGTGGGTGCCATATCACCGTATACCGGTCAAACAATATCTGCGTCCATCTTTCTTCGGAAAGCGTACCGCTGTACATCATGCCAGTGTTGGCTGTCCGTTTAACTGCTCTTTTTGCGGCGTGCATGCCGCATACGGACGTGACGAGAAGATGGAGTCGCCCGAACGAACTTTCGAGATACTCAAACATCTCGTTTCCCTGTACGGTGCCGATTCTGTCCAGTTTTACGATATGAATTTCTTTCTTCGTGAAGACCACGCCCGCAAGCTGTGTGATCTGATAGCACCGCTTCAACTTCGATGGTGGTGCGAGGCTCGGGTCGACATCATGTCCCGATACTCAGACGAGACCATGGCTTCCATCGCACGTGCTGGTTGCGCCATGATCTTCTTCGGAGCTGAATCAGGTGCCGATTGGGTCCTCAAAGACATGCAGAAAGGCATCACCACCGCTCAAACTCTCACCATGGCACGACGTACGCGGCAGTTTGGCATCATTCCCGAGTTCTCCTTCGTCATCGGCAACCCCAAAGATCCAGAGACGGACACACGTGAAACCCTCGCCTTCATTCGAAAGATCAAGAGGATCAACCCTGACAGCGAGATCATCATTCAGCACTATACGCCGACACCTCAACCCGGTCAGATGTATGGTGAGGTCGATGACAAGATCACATTTCCTTCCACACCTGCCGAATGGGCAAGCAAACGATGGCTCGACTTCACGCTACGGATCGATACGGGGGCTCCGTGGCTGCGGAGCAGGACCAAGAGGCTTATCGATAACTTCGAGCTAGTCGTTGCTTCACGCTGGCCGACTGTGCAGGATATTCGTGCGCCGCGATGGAGCCGTTTTTTGCTCAAAGCTCTAAGCGCATGGCGATATAAGCTTCACGTCTACGACCATCCCGTCGAGCTGCAATGGGCACATAACTTTATTAACTTGCGTAAGCCCAAAAGGGAAAGCCTTTGA
- a CDS encoding c-type cytochrome, producing the protein MTCFALQGCRVAPAGKLETTFIQWTKHHLTVGGKKDINPIHSTAETVEQGKKMFSSYCVVCHGRDGQNTGVPFAASMSPAIPPLNSSMVQSYDDGQLKWIIENGIRPSGMPASKGILSDRDMWSIVVYLRHLPPAGSLGQPRAYSEDEYAK; encoded by the coding sequence ATGACCTGCTTTGCGCTGCAGGGATGTCGCGTTGCTCCTGCAGGCAAACTGGAGACGACGTTCATTCAGTGGACAAAACATCATCTGACTGTTGGAGGAAAAAAGGATATCAATCCAATCCACAGTACGGCTGAGACAGTAGAACAAGGGAAGAAGATGTTTTCCTCATACTGCGTTGTATGTCATGGGAGAGATGGACAAAATACTGGAGTACCCTTCGCAGCTAGCATGTCACCTGCAATACCGCCGCTGAATTCCAGTATGGTGCAGAGCTATGACGACGGGCAGCTGAAATGGATCATCGAGAACGGTATTCGCCCTTCGGGCATGCCGGCCTCCAAGGGAATTTTGAGCGATCGGGATATGTGGTCGATCGTAGTGTATCTGAGGCATTTACCCCCAGCCGGAAGTCTGGGACAGCCGCGAGCTTATTCGGAAGATGAATATGCCAAGTGA
- a CDS encoding cupredoxin domain-containing protein produces the protein MRKLMMAILLGGLALQPCQARTKSDEVSRTIEVHVKRFAFSPSEVVLKKGETVDIRLISEDVSHSLSLPDLGINLEVSKGSPGDVIITPQSTGDFLGQCGRFCGVGHGTMKFTVHVTD, from the coding sequence ATGCGGAAGTTGATGATGGCCATTCTGTTGGGTGGGCTGGCCTTACAGCCTTGTCAGGCTAGAACCAAATCGGATGAGGTATCGCGGACCATCGAAGTACATGTAAAGCGCTTTGCCTTCTCGCCGTCAGAGGTCGTGCTGAAGAAAGGGGAGACAGTCGATATCCGGTTGATCTCAGAGGATGTTTCGCATAGTCTCTCCCTGCCAGACCTGGGCATCAATCTCGAGGTGAGCAAAGGAAGCCCCGGGGACGTGATAATCACTCCGCAGTCGACAGGGGACTTCCTGGGACAGTGTGGCAGGTTCTGCGGCGTCGGCCATGGGACGATGAAGTTCACAGTTCACGTGACGGACTAA
- a CDS encoding methyltransferase domain-containing protein has protein sequence MKAPTNSTAQLDNSAAFAAWAEVYDTQLNPMLALEERYLNCVLPSVDGKDVLDAGCGTGRWLRRLANIGSPQSLHGIDSSPEMLTSARRACTRETSLILAQLPTVPLLSASIDLALCSFALSYISDLESLASQFRRILREDGDLLITDLHPDTAMTLGWQRSFRSSEISFHLQFEPRLIEAILHAFDQQDFQTVGLYQPSFGEPEYSIFASQGKQASYNEANGQPAIYILHLRPKTTRPGDRITLANANFVLGGQEVGTGNITIHNDAVASVISNYPQHRAHNDLDLSGYTLFPGLINAHDHLEFGLFPRLGSPPYQNATEWARDIHNHCRPIIEKHTRIPRDIRLWWGALRNLLCGATTVCHHNPASAVFSDPQFPVRVLTEFDWAHSLTFSTNIGSMHTQSALIKPFILHACEGIDSTAKSEFTQLLDMNVLDERTVLVHGLAMDVDEIIRLNQCGASLISCPSSNQFLFSQTPSIEQLSAVDRLAIGSDSSLTADGDLLDEIRFCHTHLQLSSGKLFNFAMHAPAIVLQLKGYAGCLMPGGPADLFAVRSCSQLPAQQLVSLSWRDIELVIIAGTIRLASNEMMHRIPAELTNSLSPLLIDGVTRWIAAPVTSLFEAAAGVLGTDRVCLNGRLIAIPEAQHVH, from the coding sequence TTGAAAGCTCCAACGAACAGTACGGCGCAGCTGGATAACAGTGCCGCCTTTGCGGCGTGGGCTGAAGTCTACGATACGCAATTGAACCCCATGTTGGCTCTTGAAGAGAGATATCTCAACTGCGTCCTGCCTTCCGTTGATGGCAAGGACGTGCTTGATGCCGGCTGTGGCACTGGGCGTTGGCTTCGACGACTAGCCAATATCGGTTCCCCGCAGTCGCTACACGGTATAGATAGCTCTCCGGAGATGCTTACCTCAGCACGACGGGCTTGCACAAGAGAGACATCACTCATTCTGGCGCAACTACCAACTGTGCCGCTTCTCTCCGCATCGATCGATTTGGCGCTCTGTTCATTTGCACTCAGCTACATCTCTGATCTCGAATCTCTTGCCAGCCAGTTTCGTCGCATTCTTCGAGAGGATGGCGATCTCTTAATAACAGATCTCCATCCCGATACAGCAATGACTCTGGGCTGGCAACGTAGTTTTCGCTCTTCCGAGATAAGCTTTCACCTGCAATTCGAACCACGCCTCATCGAAGCCATATTGCACGCGTTCGACCAACAAGACTTCCAGACAGTCGGCCTCTATCAACCTTCCTTCGGTGAACCCGAATACTCTATCTTCGCCAGTCAGGGCAAACAAGCCTCTTATAACGAGGCTAACGGACAACCCGCAATCTACATCCTCCACCTTAGGCCGAAAACTACTAGGCCCGGCGACCGAATTACATTGGCGAACGCGAACTTTGTCCTCGGTGGTCAGGAGGTTGGAACAGGCAATATCACAATTCACAATGACGCTGTAGCGTCGGTTATCTCAAACTATCCACAACATCGCGCTCACAATGATCTCGATCTATCTGGATATACTCTCTTTCCTGGCCTCATCAATGCGCACGATCATCTGGAGTTCGGCCTGTTTCCCCGCCTCGGCTCTCCTCCATATCAAAACGCCACTGAATGGGCTCGCGACATTCACAATCATTGTCGTCCAATTATCGAAAAGCACACCAGAATACCGCGCGACATTCGTCTATGGTGGGGGGCTCTCCGCAATCTACTATGTGGGGCAACCACGGTCTGTCACCACAATCCGGCTTCCGCTGTCTTTTCCGACCCTCAGTTCCCTGTTCGAGTCCTCACCGAATTCGACTGGGCTCACTCGCTGACGTTCTCCACCAACATCGGTTCCATGCACACCCAGTCCGCCCTGATAAAGCCTTTTATTCTTCACGCCTGTGAAGGAATCGATTCGACCGCCAAGAGTGAGTTCACACAACTGCTCGACATGAATGTGCTCGATGAGCGGACAGTGCTCGTGCATGGCCTGGCGATGGACGTCGACGAGATTATCAGGTTGAATCAATGCGGCGCATCATTGATCAGCTGCCCTTCGTCCAATCAATTTCTTTTCTCTCAGACTCCCTCAATCGAACAGCTATCAGCCGTAGACCGACTCGCCATCGGTAGCGATTCATCGCTGACTGCGGATGGAGACCTGTTGGATGAGATCAGATTCTGTCATACCCACCTCCAGCTCTCCTCCGGTAAACTCTTCAACTTTGCCATGCATGCTCCAGCTATAGTTCTTCAGCTTAAAGGCTATGCAGGATGCCTCATGCCAGGAGGCCCTGCGGACCTCTTCGCAGTTCGATCTTGCTCACAGCTACCGGCACAACAATTGGTTTCCCTCAGCTGGCGTGACATTGAACTCGTCATCATAGCAGGCACGATACGCCTCGCATCCAATGAGATGATGCATCGAATTCCGGCTGAACTGACCAATAGCCTGTCACCCCTGTTGATAGACGGAGTCACACGCTGGATCGCAGCCCCCGTCACATCACTTTTCGAAGCTGCCGCTGGCGTTCTGGGCACAGACCGAGTCTGCCTCAACGGTCGACTCATAGCTATTCCAGAGGCACAGCATGTCCACTAA